One genomic segment of uncultured Fibrobacter sp. includes these proteins:
- a CDS encoding lytic transglycosylase domain-containing protein has protein sequence MCRIVLLVVFLGVCAFAGSTSVAPSPLPSQATDSLIASMPFTPPNPYEALEQVAPSQFQDVVVRYDRLKALSEDKAQPKNVRDFARAAQFFYKEQWDSAYFAYDSLRGRDAQLDGSVILRMAKCLFKLRDYKNMRVVLGLYKNLDQDASFDRAASRLRIEAAMADSSLSDRAHADSLKVFVEKYPKSDDAAALRYRYAQYLEQFKQMKEAKRIYLRLLTSASNYKDSAFAAIRRLRKVRGAPETLEEKVAYAKMACAKDNANECLTLLDSIRILDSVLVSLSPEAALPPPEDSLQKKLAPSSLDINTRIALWEKRAVTLRTLKRDDESIKQFKFLLDSVEARPLWMQSILRLYRNNAGRYEKEIRKMDAALQDASQFSKENANNLWVKGFEYEQKEMYDSAIVCYKTLSHKRFKNNIKRQWAKFRIGFVYFKQEKWEEAIPALIEATKEPFLWSGSGARMFLGDAYMRVGKDSLAREAYLDCIRDFPLAYYAHRSRMKLVGYKLMAEKDVPYAHGVRMAPEQTLAWVRASQKMGKPDTTYNQERYNRIRTLFQYGFSEQAFALYDEARKKNAKRLDFLYEYGKLFYEMGETAAGYRLARQFQNNIDRRRLMAPPIDVLHYLFPIPYMDQVKFHSGDRIDPFFVYSVMRQESIFNFEIMSPAGACGLLQIMPATGKMLAEKENLPTFEPRQLFNAYMNIRLGIRYLVDLKAEYNDDYMYVLGNYNAGPKPTKRWQAAGEGKSWDVRAEDISYWETRDYVKRVMGNYWIYQEIYDRL, from the coding sequence ATGTGTAGGATTGTTTTGTTGGTTGTGTTTTTAGGCGTGTGCGCATTCGCGGGTTCTACGTCTGTGGCGCCGAGTCCGCTTCCGTCGCAAGCGACTGATAGCTTGATTGCGTCGATGCCGTTTACGCCCCCTAATCCGTACGAGGCTTTGGAACAGGTTGCGCCTTCGCAGTTCCAGGATGTGGTGGTGCGCTATGACCGCCTGAAGGCTTTGAGCGAAGACAAGGCACAACCCAAAAATGTCCGCGACTTTGCTCGTGCAGCCCAGTTCTTTTATAAGGAACAGTGGGACAGTGCCTACTTTGCTTATGATTCCTTGCGTGGTCGCGATGCCCAGTTAGATGGCTCCGTGATTTTGCGAATGGCCAAGTGCCTGTTCAAGCTACGCGACTACAAGAACATGCGCGTGGTGCTCGGACTGTACAAGAACCTGGATCAGGATGCTTCTTTTGACCGCGCTGCATCTAGGCTCCGTATTGAAGCGGCGATGGCCGACTCTTCCTTGAGTGACCGAGCCCATGCGGATTCGTTGAAGGTCTTTGTAGAAAAGTATCCGAAATCCGATGATGCGGCTGCCTTGCGTTATCGCTATGCCCAGTATTTGGAACAGTTCAAGCAGATGAAAGAAGCTAAGCGCATTTACTTGAGGCTTTTGACGAGTGCTTCCAATTACAAGGATTCTGCTTTCGCTGCCATTCGTAGACTCCGTAAGGTGCGCGGCGCTCCCGAGACTTTGGAAGAAAAGGTGGCTTATGCCAAGATGGCTTGCGCCAAGGATAATGCAAATGAATGCTTGACGCTATTGGATTCCATTCGCATTTTGGATTCCGTGCTTGTTTCGCTTTCGCCCGAAGCGGCACTCCCGCCGCCGGAAGATTCTTTGCAGAAAAAGCTGGCGCCGAGTTCGCTTGACATAAATACCCGCATTGCTTTGTGGGAAAAGCGCGCTGTGACCTTGCGTACACTCAAGCGCGATGATGAATCCATTAAGCAGTTCAAGTTCTTGCTGGATTCTGTAGAAGCTCGCCCCTTGTGGATGCAGTCGATTTTGCGCTTGTACCGCAACAACGCCGGTCGTTACGAAAAAGAAATCCGCAAGATGGATGCCGCTTTGCAAGATGCAAGCCAGTTCAGCAAGGAAAACGCCAACAACTTGTGGGTGAAGGGCTTTGAATACGAACAGAAAGAAATGTACGATAGCGCCATTGTGTGCTACAAGACTCTTTCGCACAAGCGTTTCAAAAACAATATCAAGCGTCAGTGGGCTAAGTTCCGCATAGGCTTTGTTTACTTTAAGCAAGAAAAGTGGGAAGAAGCGATTCCGGCTTTGATTGAAGCGACCAAGGAACCGTTCCTGTGGAGTGGTAGTGGCGCTCGCATGTTCTTGGGTGATGCCTACATGAGAGTCGGAAAGGATTCCCTTGCCCGCGAAGCTTACCTCGATTGTATTCGCGATTTCCCGCTTGCGTATTACGCTCACCGCAGCCGCATGAAGCTGGTGGGCTACAAGCTGATGGCTGAAAAGGATGTGCCGTATGCGCATGGCGTGCGTATGGCGCCGGAACAGACTCTTGCTTGGGTGCGCGCCTCGCAGAAGATGGGCAAGCCCGATACGACCTACAATCAGGAACGTTACAACCGCATTCGTACGCTGTTCCAGTATGGCTTTAGCGAACAGGCTTTTGCCCTTTACGACGAAGCCCGCAAAAAGAATGCGAAACGTTTGGATTTCTTGTATGAATACGGCAAGCTCTTTTACGAGATGGGCGAAACCGCTGCCGGGTATCGCCTCGCTCGTCAGTTCCAGAATAACATTGATCGCCGCCGCCTGATGGCCCCGCCTATCGATGTGCTGCATTACCTGTTCCCGATTCCGTATATGGACCAGGTGAAGTTCCATTCCGGCGACCGTATCGATCCGTTCTTTGTGTACAGCGTGATGCGTCAGGAATCGATTTTCAACTTTGAAATCATGTCGCCGGCGGGTGCTTGCGGACTTTTGCAGATTATGCCTGCAACGGGCAAGATGCTTGCCGAAAAGGAAAACCTGCCGACGTTTGAACCGCGACAACTGTTTAATGCCTACATGAACATTCGCCTGGGTATTCGCTACTTGGTTGACTTGAAGGCTGAATACAATGACGACTACATGTATGTGCTGGGTAACTACAATGCAGGCCCCAAGCCCACGAAGCGTTGGCAGGCGGCAGGCGAGGGCAAGTCTTGGGACGTGCGTGCCGAAGACATTAGCTATTGGGAAACCCGCGACTACGTAAAGCGCGTCATGGGCAACTACTGGATTTACCAGGAAATCTACGATAGGCTTTGA
- the ptsP gene encoding phosphoenolpyruvate--protein phosphotransferase: MTTSTKNPVKKPEQVRTVLTGVPASPGFAMGCVFPVTNRKISVVEETLPESRLADEEQLFLKAVHKTVKEVSQIKELSESRTGMKDSLIFATHLMILQDPTLINGVIEKVRKGHKNARWAVHVVLGAYIDKFEQIDSPAMRDKAADLRDVYNRLMAAMEDSGPVLEDVATEDGVVLVGHELLPSLLMSIKPGQVAGLAMDTGGRTSHVAILARSLQIPLVSGLRNFAAQVKTGDTVIVDGSSGLVIINPNQDDVKDFHARQEVFERQRRELFTMRQLEPMTRDGKYITLHANIELPSESEKVTDFGATGIGLYRSEFLFLRNDAPTQDEQRDAYRYILETMYPCPVTIRTLDAGGDKLVSGITAVNESNPFMGWRSIRVCLDREDIFCTQLKALLLANTKENLRLLLPMISGMAELRRAKACIAKCRKELEEKGKKVAKVKIGVMIEVPAAVMIVDKLAKEVDFFSIGTNDLVQFTLAVDRTNELITDMFQPHHPAVLSMIYQTVQAAHREGIPVAVCGEMSADPLSVLLLVGLGVDELSMTPWSVMSTKKIIRSINFEDVRDSALTVLQMDDAESVNAFMRGKYAQTIRDLGISSFVGQVDNSKK; this comes from the coding sequence ATGACCACTTCAACGAAGAACCCTGTTAAAAAGCCGGAACAAGTCCGTACGGTTTTGACGGGCGTTCCTGCATCCCCGGGCTTTGCCATGGGATGTGTTTTTCCGGTTACCAACCGGAAGATTTCGGTGGTAGAGGAGACTCTCCCCGAGAGCCGACTTGCGGACGAAGAACAGCTGTTTTTGAAAGCGGTCCACAAGACGGTCAAGGAAGTTTCGCAGATTAAGGAACTTTCTGAAAGTCGCACCGGGATGAAGGATAGCCTCATCTTTGCGACCCACCTGATGATTTTGCAAGACCCCACTTTGATCAATGGGGTGATTGAAAAGGTTCGCAAGGGCCACAAGAATGCCCGCTGGGCGGTGCATGTGGTCTTGGGCGCCTACATCGACAAGTTTGAACAAATCGATTCGCCTGCCATGCGTGACAAGGCGGCCGACCTGAGGGACGTGTACAACCGCTTGATGGCGGCCATGGAAGATTCCGGACCTGTGCTCGAGGATGTGGCTACCGAAGACGGCGTGGTGCTTGTCGGGCATGAACTTTTGCCTAGCCTTTTGATGTCGATCAAGCCCGGCCAGGTGGCGGGGCTTGCGATGGATACCGGTGGCCGTACGAGCCACGTGGCCATTTTGGCGCGCTCTCTCCAGATACCGTTGGTGTCTGGCCTTAGGAATTTTGCGGCTCAGGTCAAGACCGGCGACACGGTGATTGTCGACGGCTCGAGCGGCCTAGTCATTATCAATCCGAACCAGGATGACGTCAAGGATTTCCATGCAAGACAGGAAGTCTTCGAAAGACAGCGCCGTGAACTATTCACGATGCGCCAGCTGGAACCGATGACGCGCGACGGCAAGTACATTACCCTGCATGCAAATATTGAACTTCCGTCGGAATCGGAAAAGGTGACCGACTTCGGTGCGACGGGTATTGGCCTGTACCGTTCTGAATTTTTGTTCTTGCGTAACGACGCTCCCACTCAAGATGAACAGCGCGATGCATACCGCTACATTCTTGAGACCATGTACCCCTGCCCGGTGACGATTCGTACCTTGGATGCCGGCGGCGACAAACTGGTAAGCGGCATTACGGCGGTGAACGAATCTAACCCGTTTATGGGTTGGCGCTCCATTCGTGTGTGCTTGGATCGCGAAGATATTTTCTGTACGCAACTCAAGGCTTTGCTCCTTGCAAATACCAAGGAAAACTTGCGCCTGCTGTTGCCCATGATTTCGGGCATGGCAGAACTCCGCCGCGCAAAGGCCTGCATTGCAAAGTGCCGCAAGGAACTTGAGGAAAAGGGCAAGAAAGTCGCGAAGGTAAAAATCGGCGTGATGATCGAAGTGCCTGCCGCAGTGATGATTGTCGACAAGCTCGCTAAAGAGGTGGACTTCTTTAGCATCGGTACGAACGACCTTGTGCAATTTACGCTTGCCGTGGACCGTACGAACGAATTGATTACGGATATGTTCCAGCCGCACCATCCGGCGGTGCTCAGCATGATTTACCAGACGGTCCAGGCGGCGCACCGCGAAGGAATCCCTGTGGCGGTTTGCGGTGAAATGAGCGCGGACCCGTTGAGTGTGCTGTTGCTGGTTGGCCTTGGAGTTGACGAATTGTCGATGACTCCGTGGAGTGTGATGTCCACAAAGAAAATTATCCGCTCGATCAACTTCGAAGATGTGCGCGATTCTGCGCTTACGGTGTTGCAGATGGACGATGCTGAAAGCGTGAATGCCTTTATGCGTGGCAAGTATGCCCAGACGATTCGCGACTTGGGTATATCGAGCTTCGTGGGGCAGGTGGATAACAGTAAGAAATAG
- a CDS encoding EamA family transporter: protein MTIGPAFLFACGNILEKSGVSTVGKRTGGTSKPWEFFKGVVTNKFWWLGICCSGLATLGYYIAMARYDLSQVQPMMVLNPVLTALMGFCILKEALTKRIVIAICFVVAGLLYSVENLGESTAMQNIGMLWAYAGGLSAVTLVAHLWVKDREMVDSLIMGVGFGLSAAFYKSLAMDFDLDHIELSSVANVLLDFRTLGYIATYSIAFLYSQVSFSRGRALFIIPFSAAVGAAVPTLAGVLVFSEAFPLGKVISVSLVLIGACLFIVRRPRRKKKKSA from the coding sequence TTGACAATTGGGCCGGCGTTCCTTTTTGCCTGCGGAAACATTCTCGAAAAATCGGGCGTGTCTACGGTGGGTAAGCGTACGGGCGGTACTTCGAAACCTTGGGAATTTTTTAAGGGCGTTGTCACCAATAAGTTCTGGTGGCTTGGCATTTGTTGCTCGGGTCTTGCGACGCTTGGCTACTACATTGCCATGGCCCGCTATGACTTGAGCCAGGTTCAACCGATGATGGTCTTGAACCCGGTGCTTACGGCTCTCATGGGTTTCTGCATTTTAAAAGAGGCTTTGACCAAGCGCATTGTGATTGCGATTTGCTTTGTTGTGGCGGGCCTGTTGTACTCTGTCGAAAACCTGGGCGAATCTACGGCCATGCAGAATATCGGAATGCTGTGGGCGTATGCCGGCGGCCTCTCTGCCGTGACGCTTGTGGCGCACTTGTGGGTCAAGGACCGCGAAATGGTGGATTCCTTGATCATGGGTGTCGGCTTTGGGCTTTCCGCCGCATTCTACAAGAGCCTTGCCATGGATTTTGACTTGGACCACATCGAACTTTCGTCTGTAGCGAACGTGCTTTTGGATTTTAGGACGCTTGGCTACATTGCGACTTATAGCATTGCTTTCTTGTATTCACAGGTTTCGTTCTCCCGCGGTCGCGCGCTGTTCATTATCCCGTTCAGTGCGGCTGTTGGTGCCGCGGTGCCGACTTTGGCCGGCGTGCTCGTGTTTTCGGAAGCCTTCCCATTGGGCAAGGTGATTTCGGTGAGCCTCGTGCTGATTGGCGCTTGCCTCTTTATTGTGCGCCGCCCTAGAAGAAAGAAAAAGAAATCGGCTTAA
- a CDS encoding glycosyltransferase family 2 protein gives MSSAVEVSVIIVNYKTCELLRNCLRSVFEQTKDISFEVIVSDNGSEDGSVEMVRNEFPQVVLVENKANLGFGAANNRGLNVAKGEFVFYLNSDTLLLNNAIKGFCDYWKGHESENLGALGCNLVDAEGTLTESHGVFPENGKLIKAMMHHLAAFAVKNAMKFLHMDISKLRPVPVYKKFVGDVDFVIGADLFVKKSELARFDENFFLYYEETDMQWRMAKIGLKRRLIDGPRVMHLVRGGRGKMDDVLRYGSFSIIQSEISKVRYTKKNLSKSVSFALKVMILLHWLSPYIFKNTRQYFGVMRSV, from the coding sequence ATGAGTTCTGCGGTAGAAGTCTCTGTCATCATCGTCAATTACAAAACGTGCGAATTGTTGCGTAATTGTCTGCGTTCTGTGTTTGAACAGACGAAAGATATTTCTTTTGAAGTCATTGTTTCTGACAATGGGTCGGAAGATGGCTCCGTAGAAATGGTGCGCAATGAGTTTCCGCAGGTGGTTCTTGTCGAAAACAAGGCGAACCTTGGATTTGGTGCGGCTAATAATCGTGGTCTGAATGTAGCCAAGGGCGAATTTGTTTTTTATTTGAATAGCGATACCTTGCTGCTCAACAATGCCATTAAGGGCTTCTGTGATTATTGGAAAGGCCATGAAAGCGAAAATTTGGGCGCTTTAGGATGCAACTTGGTAGATGCCGAAGGAACCCTCACGGAATCACATGGCGTTTTCCCGGAAAATGGAAAACTGATAAAGGCCATGATGCATCACTTGGCTGCGTTTGCGGTCAAGAATGCCATGAAGTTCCTTCACATGGATATTTCCAAGCTTCGCCCGGTTCCAGTTTATAAGAAATTTGTTGGTGATGTTGATTTTGTTATCGGGGCAGATTTGTTTGTGAAAAAGTCTGAACTAGCACGTTTTGATGAAAACTTTTTCTTGTATTATGAAGAAACGGATATGCAATGGCGCATGGCTAAGATTGGCTTGAAACGCAGATTGATTGATGGGCCGAGGGTAATGCACCTTGTTCGCGGAGGTCGCGGAAAAATGGATGATGTCCTCCGGTATGGTTCTTTTTCTATAATTCAGTCGGAAATATCCAAAGTTCGTTACACGAAAAAGAATTTGTCCAAGTCAGTTTCTTTTGCCCTTAAGGTGATGATTCTCTTGCATTGGTTGTCTCCATATATTTTTAAGAATACCCGTCAGTATTTCGGGGTGATGCGGAGTGTGTAA
- a CDS encoding CotH kinase family protein: MVCWRFFSSLVCKAGGPFSCILLLSALALSACSDDSSSSSKSEPDVPANDSTAVDSVTLRFVGGPVMFTEVDPINIVYEDHEGGDAGWVELFNTSADTVDLSGLYLTDSKTDPFKWKFGNVKMAPNAFLLVFMSGKNYPDYVLPHDSLDMIGPGCWTWTDSQNDPPGYSYADPLPGKKENCFGAKGGSQFGAVMKLGENEELGWSSIAVFVGTGSSDKDDVLDISAANEILMQAYITKDRKVSFRLTQPDIDDWKGYEIVFTGTGDSSTVYRAALPTGTTFPDLKNIYGTRMSPEANESQEVTVKVFSYIARNRGHEPHAGFKISEAGGRLYLVNADTAIVDSVAYPEMPVGKTWSFGTFADGTNGFGFGDASPYGLVTQPVVQSRSPAVDTLAEIPSSGFYDKAFVIALPESANVRCEKGGLAPMAESAVATALTIESTTTVRCAAFEAGKLPGEELVRTYVFDKAPAVPAVFLTADPNSLFDPDSGIYMEGNFAQDKAPHYGANYWLDKEIPVAVEFMEPGVNEPAFVKRAGLKIFGNYSRQNDKKSVSITFREKYGDKRLHYSLFPEFPELNKFKVFILRNNGSNFGNDYIRDRLASSISEGLGVDYQRGRFAVVYYNGEYYGIHSIRERSTEYYFETHYGLNPDDIDLLKADNSVSAGSAVDYVALMDWLELNSLENEDNYAYLASQIDVDNFINYMQTEMYANNRDWPGNNLKKWRSNNPKTQWKWFLYDMDFGMGNGYSEYTNNIFEFAAAEDGESWPNGPEYTQLFRRLLENSGFRTAFVNRMAVLLNMNFSSTRVLARIERMMSEIESEIPRDQERWNLNASRMDRQLEDIKSFAQDRPGVVYDELREYFELGRPIALSLSVSGPGVINVHGLKIDSYPLVVNFFEGLSVMLEAVPTNGGVWAGWSDGVMEQTRYVSPGEVETLTAVFK; the protein is encoded by the coding sequence ATGGTGTGTTGGCGTTTTTTCTCGTCTTTGGTTTGTAAGGCCGGAGGGCCGTTCTCTTGCATATTGTTGCTGTCGGCTTTGGCGCTCTCGGCATGTTCCGACGATTCATCAAGTTCTTCTAAGTCTGAACCGGATGTTCCTGCAAATGATTCTACGGCTGTCGATAGCGTAACGCTCCGATTTGTGGGTGGCCCGGTCATGTTTACCGAGGTTGACCCGATTAATATTGTTTATGAAGACCACGAGGGTGGCGATGCCGGCTGGGTGGAACTTTTCAACACTTCGGCTGATACGGTAGATTTGTCGGGCCTGTATTTGACCGATTCGAAAACGGATCCGTTCAAATGGAAATTCGGTAATGTGAAAATGGCGCCGAATGCATTCTTGCTGGTGTTCATGTCGGGCAAGAATTACCCTGATTATGTGTTGCCGCATGATTCTCTTGACATGATTGGACCTGGTTGCTGGACATGGACCGATTCGCAGAATGACCCGCCGGGTTATAGCTATGCGGACCCTTTGCCGGGCAAGAAGGAAAACTGCTTTGGCGCAAAAGGTGGCAGCCAGTTTGGCGCCGTCATGAAACTTGGCGAGAATGAGGAACTTGGCTGGTCATCGATTGCGGTGTTCGTGGGAACCGGAAGTTCTGATAAGGACGACGTGCTCGATATTTCGGCGGCGAATGAAATCTTGATGCAGGCCTACATTACCAAGGATCGCAAGGTTTCTTTCAGACTCACGCAGCCCGATATTGATGACTGGAAAGGTTACGAAATCGTGTTTACGGGTACGGGCGATTCTTCGACGGTGTACCGCGCGGCTCTCCCGACAGGGACGACGTTCCCGGACCTCAAGAATATTTACGGCACGCGCATGAGTCCCGAGGCGAATGAATCGCAAGAGGTGACTGTTAAAGTTTTTAGCTATATCGCCCGCAATCGCGGACATGAACCGCATGCGGGTTTCAAGATTTCTGAGGCGGGTGGGCGCTTGTATTTGGTGAATGCCGATACGGCGATTGTAGATTCTGTTGCATACCCTGAAATGCCTGTAGGAAAAACTTGGAGCTTCGGAACGTTTGCCGATGGCACAAATGGTTTTGGCTTTGGCGACGCTTCGCCCTATGGCCTTGTGACGCAGCCAGTGGTGCAGTCGCGCTCGCCGGCGGTAGATACCTTGGCTGAAATTCCGTCGTCAGGCTTTTACGACAAGGCTTTTGTGATTGCCTTGCCTGAAAGCGCGAATGTGCGCTGCGAAAAGGGCGGCCTTGCGCCTATGGCAGAGTCTGCAGTCGCGACGGCGCTGACGATTGAATCGACTACGACAGTTCGCTGTGCTGCTTTTGAGGCGGGCAAGCTTCCGGGCGAAGAACTGGTGCGCACGTACGTTTTTGACAAGGCGCCTGCAGTCCCGGCGGTGTTTTTGACGGCGGACCCGAATTCGCTTTTTGATCCGGATTCGGGAATCTATATGGAAGGAAATTTTGCGCAGGATAAGGCGCCTCATTACGGTGCGAATTACTGGCTTGACAAGGAAATCCCCGTGGCGGTGGAATTCATGGAGCCGGGTGTGAATGAGCCCGCATTCGTAAAACGCGCGGGTCTCAAGATTTTCGGAAATTACAGCCGCCAGAATGACAAGAAGTCGGTGTCGATTACCTTCCGCGAAAAGTATGGCGACAAACGTTTGCATTACAGCCTGTTCCCGGAATTTCCGGAGCTGAACAAGTTCAAGGTTTTCATTTTGCGTAATAACGGAAGTAATTTCGGCAACGACTACATTCGCGACCGTTTGGCCAGTTCGATTAGCGAAGGCTTGGGTGTGGATTACCAGCGCGGTCGATTTGCGGTGGTTTACTATAACGGTGAATATTATGGCATCCATAGCATTCGCGAGCGTTCTACCGAGTACTACTTTGAAACACATTATGGGCTGAATCCTGACGATATTGATTTGCTTAAAGCGGACAATTCCGTGTCGGCGGGCTCTGCTGTCGATTACGTGGCGCTGATGGATTGGCTTGAACTCAATAGCCTTGAAAACGAAGACAATTATGCCTATTTGGCTTCTCAAATCGATGTTGACAACTTTATCAATTATATGCAGACCGAAATGTATGCGAATAACCGCGACTGGCCGGGCAACAACCTGAAGAAGTGGCGTAGCAACAATCCGAAAACTCAGTGGAAATGGTTCCTGTACGACATGGATTTCGGAATGGGGAACGGTTACAGTGAATACACGAACAACATCTTTGAATTTGCCGCGGCAGAAGATGGTGAATCTTGGCCGAACGGCCCTGAGTATACGCAGTTGTTCCGGAGACTGCTTGAAAATTCCGGATTCCGTACCGCATTCGTGAACCGCATGGCGGTGCTGTTGAATATGAATTTCTCGAGCACGCGCGTGCTTGCCCGTATTGAACGCATGATGTCTGAAATCGAGTCGGAAATTCCGCGCGATCAGGAGCGTTGGAACTTGAATGCGTCAAGAATGGACCGTCAGCTTGAAGACATCAAGAGCTTTGCGCAGGACCGCCCGGGGGTTGTGTACGATGAACTGCGTGAATATTTTGAACTAGGGCGTCCGATTGCGTTGTCTCTTTCGGTAAGCGGACCGGGTGTAATAAACGTTCACGGACTGAAAATTGATTCGTATCCGCTAGTGGTCAATTTCTTTGAAGGGCTTTCCGTGATGCTTGAGGCTGTGCCAACTAATGGTGGCGTTTGGGCGGGTTGGAGTGATGGCGTAATGGAGCAGACGCGTTATGTGTCCCCGGGGGAAGTGGAAACCTTGACCGCCGTTTTCAAGTGA
- a CDS encoding WecB/TagA/CpsF family glycosyltransferase: MSKVRFLNVSVDNLTMSEAISAADDLIRQKKCAFVATPNVDHLVLLEKNSGLRDAYEKADLVLADGMPIIWFSKFYGGKIKEKISGSDFLPELCGMAAKKGYKIFFLGADEGIARKAARNLEKKYPKLRVVGCYSPAKGFENNPAQMAEVDRRLALTEPDILAVALGCPKQEILISQNKDRWHIPLSLGIGASLDFAAGRKKRAPRWMSNCGLEWFYRMWQEPGRMFKRYILRDWRFLMLLWKYRKQKK; the protein is encoded by the coding sequence ATGTCAAAAGTTCGTTTTTTAAATGTGTCTGTGGATAACCTCACGATGAGTGAGGCTATTTCTGCTGCAGACGATTTAATCAGACAGAAGAAGTGTGCTTTTGTTGCGACGCCAAATGTGGACCATTTGGTCTTGTTGGAGAAGAACAGCGGGTTGCGCGATGCCTATGAAAAGGCTGACCTTGTTTTGGCAGACGGCATGCCCATTATTTGGTTCTCCAAATTCTATGGGGGCAAGATAAAGGAGAAAATCTCGGGTTCCGATTTTTTGCCGGAACTTTGCGGAATGGCCGCTAAAAAAGGCTATAAGATTTTTTTCCTGGGGGCCGATGAAGGCATTGCGCGTAAGGCTGCGCGGAATTTGGAAAAGAAGTATCCGAAACTGCGCGTGGTGGGCTGTTATTCGCCTGCAAAGGGCTTTGAAAACAACCCGGCCCAGATGGCCGAAGTCGATCGCCGCCTGGCCTTGACCGAACCGGATATTTTGGCTGTTGCCCTTGGTTGTCCGAAACAGGAAATCTTGATTTCGCAAAACAAGGATCGGTGGCATATTCCGCTGAGTCTTGGAATTGGTGCGAGTCTTGACTTTGCTGCGGGTCGTAAGAAAAGGGCTCCTCGATGGATGTCGAACTGTGGCCTTGAATGGTTCTACCGTATGTGGCAGGAACCGGGCCGAATGTTTAAGAGGTACATTCTGAGGGATTGGCGTTTTCTTATGTTGTTGTGGAAGTACAGAAAGCAGAAGAAATAG
- a CDS encoding nucleotide sugar dehydrogenase, whose product MSYNTKILCIGAGYVGGPTMTVIADKCPDVKVTVVDINQARIDAWNSDNLPIFEPGLDDVVKHARGRNLFFSTDIPSAIKEADIIFVSVNTPTKTFGHGAGKASDLQYWEKTARNILEIADEGKIIVEKSTLPVRTAAAMERILNSNDKGLHFEVLSNPEFLAEGTAINDLFEPDRVLIGSHQTESGLAACQKLVDVYAHWVPRERILTTNLWSSELTKLTANAFLAQRISSINSISALCEKTGADVDEVAFVMGKDRRIGPKFLKASIGFGGSCFKKDILNLVYLCGYYGLPEVAAYWESVVKINEWQTHRVVDRMLETMFNTIASKKIAVFGFAFKANTGDTRESPANLVVRDLLAEHALPVVTDPKAIPDAKRDLKDVLDQVQFEEDPYKAAEGAHAVVVCTEWKCFAELDWKRIYKGMAKPAFVFDGRNILDADALREIGFEVSSIGKGKAE is encoded by the coding sequence ATGAGTTACAATACCAAGATTCTTTGCATTGGCGCGGGCTATGTCGGTGGCCCCACTATGACTGTTATTGCCGACAAGTGCCCTGATGTGAAAGTGACTGTGGTTGATATCAACCAGGCCCGTATTGACGCTTGGAATAGCGACAACCTCCCGATTTTTGAACCCGGTCTTGATGACGTTGTGAAGCATGCCCGCGGCCGTAACCTCTTCTTTAGCACCGATATTCCCTCTGCCATTAAAGAAGCGGACATTATCTTTGTTTCTGTGAATACCCCGACCAAGACTTTTGGCCACGGCGCCGGCAAGGCCTCTGACTTGCAGTATTGGGAAAAGACCGCTCGCAATATCTTGGAAATCGCCGACGAAGGCAAGATTATTGTGGAAAAGTCTACGCTCCCGGTGCGTACCGCTGCCGCCATGGAACGAATCTTGAACTCTAATGACAAGGGCCTGCACTTCGAAGTGCTGTCTAACCCTGAATTCTTGGCCGAAGGTACCGCCATTAACGACCTTTTTGAACCGGATCGCGTGCTTATCGGTAGTCACCAGACCGAATCCGGTCTTGCCGCCTGCCAGAAGCTGGTGGATGTGTACGCCCACTGGGTGCCGCGCGAACGTATTCTTACGACGAATCTTTGGAGCTCTGAACTCACGAAGCTTACCGCAAACGCCTTCTTGGCCCAGCGTATTAGCTCTATTAACTCGATTAGCGCCCTTTGCGAAAAGACTGGCGCCGATGTGGACGAAGTCGCATTCGTGATGGGTAAGGACCGCCGTATCGGTCCCAAGTTCCTGAAGGCTTCTATCGGCTTTGGCGGTTCTTGCTTCAAGAAAGATATTTTGAACCTCGTGTACCTGTGTGGCTATTACGGACTGCCTGAAGTGGCCGCTTACTGGGAATCGGTGGTGAAAATCAATGAATGGCAGACCCACCGCGTGGTGGACCGCATGCTCGAGACCATGTTCAACACGATTGCAAGTAAGAAGATTGCCGTGTTCGGCTTTGCCTTCAAGGCAAATACCGGCGACACTCGTGAAAGCCCTGCAAATCTTGTTGTGCGTGACCTGCTCGCTGAACATGCACTGCCGGTCGTTACCGATCCGAAGGCTATTCCTGATGCCAAGCGTGACTTGAAGGATGTGCTTGACCAGGTACAGTTTGAGGAAGATCCGTACAAGGCTGCCGAAGGCGCTCATGCCGTGGTGGTTTGCACGGAATGGAAGTGTTTTGCTGAACTGGATTGGAAGCGTATATACAAGGGTATGGCCAAGCCTGCCTTCGTATTTGACGGCCGCAATATCTTGGATGCCGATGCTCTTCGTGAAATCGGCTTCGAAGTATCCAGTATTGGTAAGGGGAAAGCGGAGTAA